In one Candidatus Nitronereus thalassa genomic region, the following are encoded:
- a CDS encoding 4a-hydroxytetrahydrobiopterin dehydratase: protein MSLADNECVPCRGGVPPVEPAKAQELLRQLEQGWTFNAQGHLEREYAFKNFAEALEFVNKVGAIAEEQGHHPDLHLAWGKCKVEIWTHKIQGLTESDFFFAAKADRVYSSNG, encoded by the coding sequence ATGAGTTTGGCTGATAACGAATGTGTGCCATGTCGAGGTGGTGTTCCGCCGGTGGAACCGGCCAAGGCGCAGGAATTGCTCAGACAATTAGAGCAGGGATGGACCTTTAATGCTCAAGGCCATCTCGAACGAGAGTATGCCTTCAAGAACTTTGCGGAGGCTTTGGAATTTGTGAACAAAGTCGGGGCGATTGCCGAGGAGCAGGGGCACCATCCCGATCTCCATTTGGCCTGGGGCAAATGCAAGGTGGAAATTTGGACCCACAAAATTCAGGGCCTCACTGAAAGCGATTTCTTTTTCGCAGCGAAAGCAGACCGCGTGTATTCCAGTAATGGCTGA